In the Candidatus Electrothrix rattekaaiensis genome, one interval contains:
- the thiC gene encoding phosphomethylpyrimidine synthase ThiC, giving the protein MREYTTQMDAACKGILTPQMEEVLQNESISKQDLMEKMAQGRIVIPANRNHTNLRAGGVGEGLTTKINANLGVSKDVCSFDGEMNKAELSLKFKADAIMDLSVSGDTEGFRKRLVAEVPVMIGTVPIYDTLTRTGKPTEELTLDDWFRTVEIHAENGIDFITIHAGLTKKCVQSITTNPRLCGIVSRGGAILFEWIKKTGKENPFYEHFDRLLDICEKHDVCISLGDGLRPGAIKDSTDAPQIEELITLGELTKRAWERKVQVMIEGPGHVPLHEVEMNMQLQKKLCHNAPFYVLGPLVTDIAPGYDHITAAIGGALAAMHGADFLCYVTPAEHLRLPSADDVKEGIIASKIAAHAGDLAKGIPGAIDRDHAMSTARGNLDWEGQFKLALDPEKARAYRDSSKPKDGDVCTMCGDFCAVKRVEGLL; this is encoded by the coding sequence ATGAGAGAGTATACCACCCAGATGGATGCGGCCTGCAAAGGCATTCTTACCCCACAGATGGAGGAAGTGCTACAAAACGAGTCTATTTCCAAGCAGGATCTTATGGAGAAAATGGCTCAAGGCCGTATTGTCATCCCGGCCAATCGCAACCATACAAATCTGCGGGCTGGCGGAGTCGGTGAGGGGCTGACGACCAAGATCAATGCTAATCTGGGCGTGTCCAAAGATGTCTGCTCATTTGACGGCGAGATGAACAAGGCCGAGCTTTCCTTGAAATTCAAGGCTGATGCAATCATGGACCTCAGTGTTTCCGGTGATACTGAGGGCTTCAGGAAACGGCTGGTGGCGGAAGTTCCGGTAATGATCGGGACGGTTCCCATATACGACACCCTGACCAGGACCGGCAAGCCCACTGAGGAGCTCACCTTGGATGATTGGTTCAGGACTGTGGAAATTCATGCTGAAAACGGCATTGATTTTATCACCATTCATGCTGGCCTGACCAAGAAATGCGTACAGAGCATCACAACCAATCCTCGTCTCTGCGGAATTGTCAGCCGGGGCGGTGCTATCCTCTTTGAGTGGATCAAAAAGACCGGGAAGGAAAATCCCTTTTACGAGCATTTTGATCGCCTGCTGGATATCTGCGAAAAACACGATGTCTGCATCAGCCTTGGCGACGGCCTGCGACCCGGCGCAATCAAAGATTCCACAGATGCACCCCAGATTGAAGAGCTGATTACCCTGGGCGAGCTGACCAAGCGAGCTTGGGAACGCAAGGTGCAGGTAATGATTGAGGGCCCCGGCCATGTACCGTTGCACGAGGTCGAGATGAATATGCAGCTCCAGAAAAAACTCTGCCATAATGCACCATTTTATGTGCTCGGACCGCTGGTTACCGATATCGCACCGGGTTATGACCACATCACTGCTGCCATCGGCGGGGCCTTGGCTGCTATGCACGGGGCTGATTTTCTTTGCTATGTCACCCCGGCAGAGCATCTGCGCCTGCCCTCTGCTGATGATGTGAAGGAAGGGATTATCGCCTCCAAGATTGCAGCCCATGCAGGCGATCTGGCCAAAGGCATTCCTGGAGCCATTGATCGCGATCATGCCATGAGCACGGCACGAGGTAACCTGGATTGGGAAGGCCAGTTTAAACTGGCCCTTGACCCGGAAAAGGCACGGGCCTATCGGGATTCCTCTAAGCCCAAGGATGGGGATGTCTGCACTATGTGCGGTGATTTTTGCGCCGTGAAGCGGGTGGAAGGGTTACTATAG
- a CDS encoding formylglycine-generating enzyme family protein has product MKRLKTQVSRADLLRLLAVSRRASPEAAAKLAGYLPEQGIPKAEQKKITRSSIASHARSQREQASALSLADAKEISRDLPLEAFWYLSERKPLKKTFHRFLDPQELGSSAGESNILPSVLHKVSPLSTEELSVPEFIPCPSKAGELSDSNNSQPDYQEDQEDQTALFPCATSPKQEQGQRRPVLESDMKYLVDSCSELASFSQKGIKQRRKAVTLKKAEEKKNLRSHLRLRRLLGLLSIATYVEPVLLQEVVRLIPSSSPDITTEAALHSHPDIERDNRMHLALRPEKKKVYHHIFSQEGSPLQAEMLGLLRQRDATRAPLLFALELLPVLPLLYSAHMQKQIAVWLEAFMLRFIRTWFEHKEDTYLIRQAGQLLNFVEMLPKELRKQFTARSFLYGIVHQNTLRAGAAIPWEYDTEAVIRTVRKKISPASYQMLQQGEQLFLYPAAEVSSSWLPGSPLIELELSVDCLLLHKEGHTATLPVRSGESVHDCKNQEETFFVQTPTEQLVIKNCFRPSWAQTIGRNKKGLFVDASWLGKTYRLTWKNSAAGKGPGKWLGNRKLQTDQYGLFVDLAIKDQVVQRFRRIIPGWFMMGSPEEEPERESWGKESLHEVILTKGFWVADTAVTQGLWQIVIGDNPSRFKDPIRPVEQVSYQDTLLFLQRLNELIPGIRARLLTEAEWEYCCRASSTTPFSFGDRITPNQVNYNGQYPYCSARTGRNRKHSVAVKYFPCNAWGLYEMHGNVWEWCQDYWQEDLFSEEPQINPQGPENGEFQVVRGGSWFLGGRGVRSAVRGKFAPHFRNSRIGFRIALAPEEEAKTMPEPTVQKDNIGQKQRQGE; this is encoded by the coding sequence ATGAAGAGATTGAAAACACAAGTCAGCAGGGCTGATCTTCTCCGACTGCTTGCAGTTTCGCGAAGAGCTTCTCCTGAAGCCGCAGCAAAGCTGGCCGGTTATCTCCCTGAACAAGGGATACCAAAGGCTGAACAAAAAAAGATTACTCGATCAAGCATAGCGTCTCATGCCCGGTCCCAGCGGGAGCAGGCATCTGCTTTGAGTTTGGCTGATGCAAAAGAAATCAGCCGGGATCTGCCGCTGGAAGCCTTCTGGTATCTCTCGGAAAGAAAGCCGCTCAAAAAAACTTTCCATCGTTTTTTGGACCCGCAAGAATTGGGATCCTCAGCAGGGGAAAGCAATATCCTGCCCAGTGTGCTGCACAAAGTCAGCCCCCTGAGCACCGAAGAGCTTTCTGTACCGGAATTCATTCCCTGCCCAAGCAAAGCAGGTGAATTGAGCGATTCAAACAATTCCCAGCCTGATTATCAAGAAGACCAGGAAGATCAGACCGCTCTTTTTCCCTGCGCTACATCTCCGAAACAAGAACAAGGGCAGAGGCGACCTGTCTTAGAATCCGACATGAAATACCTGGTTGACTCATGTTCCGAGTTGGCTTCTTTCTCCCAAAAGGGGATCAAGCAAAGAAGGAAAGCAGTCACCCTCAAAAAGGCTGAAGAGAAAAAAAACCTCCGATCTCATCTCCGTCTCCGTCGTCTGCTTGGCCTCCTTTCAATAGCCACGTATGTTGAGCCCGTCCTTTTGCAGGAGGTTGTCCGCCTCATCCCCTCTTCCTCCCCTGATATCACAACAGAAGCAGCACTTCACTCTCACCCGGATATAGAGCGGGACAACAGAATGCACCTTGCACTTAGGCCTGAAAAAAAAAAGGTATATCATCATATTTTTTCGCAAGAAGGATCGCCACTCCAGGCTGAAATGCTGGGACTGTTGCGCCAACGCGATGCAACAAGAGCACCGCTTCTTTTTGCTTTAGAATTGCTTCCTGTTCTGCCTCTTCTTTATTCTGCTCACATGCAGAAGCAGATCGCAGTGTGGCTGGAAGCATTCATGTTGCGGTTTATCCGCACTTGGTTTGAGCATAAGGAGGATACTTATCTTATCAGACAGGCCGGGCAGCTGCTTAATTTCGTGGAGATGCTGCCGAAAGAACTGAGAAAGCAGTTCACAGCCCGTTCCTTTCTCTACGGTATCGTGCATCAAAACACCCTACGGGCCGGTGCCGCAATCCCTTGGGAATACGATACGGAAGCGGTTATCCGAACAGTGCGCAAGAAAATATCACCGGCCAGTTACCAGATGCTGCAACAGGGTGAACAGCTCTTTCTTTATCCGGCAGCCGAGGTATCTTCATCCTGGTTACCGGGTAGTCCGCTTATAGAGCTTGAACTTTCTGTAGATTGCCTCCTACTCCATAAGGAAGGGCATACTGCCACCTTGCCTGTGCGGTCAGGAGAATCGGTGCATGACTGTAAAAATCAGGAGGAAACATTTTTTGTGCAGACACCGACAGAACAGCTCGTTATCAAAAATTGTTTTCGTCCTTCCTGGGCGCAGACCATAGGCCGCAATAAAAAGGGGCTTTTTGTCGATGCCTCTTGGCTCGGCAAAACATATCGGTTGACCTGGAAAAATAGCGCGGCAGGCAAGGGGCCGGGAAAATGGCTCGGCAACAGAAAGCTGCAAACCGACCAATACGGCCTTTTTGTTGATCTTGCGATCAAGGATCAGGTGGTTCAGCGATTTCGCCGGATCATCCCGGGCTGGTTTATGATGGGATCACCCGAGGAAGAACCGGAACGGGAAAGCTGGGGCAAGGAATCATTGCATGAGGTTATTCTGACTAAGGGCTTCTGGGTTGCTGACACCGCAGTAACCCAAGGACTTTGGCAGATAGTTATTGGCGATAATCCCAGTCGTTTCAAAGATCCGATCCGACCAGTTGAGCAGGTAAGCTATCAGGACACCCTTCTTTTCCTGCAACGCCTGAATGAGCTGATTCCGGGAATCCGGGCCCGTCTGCTCACAGAGGCGGAGTGGGAATACTGCTGCCGAGCCAGCAGCACGACACCTTTTTCCTTTGGTGACCGCATCACCCCGAATCAGGTGAATTATAACGGCCAATATCCTTATTGCTCCGCAAGAACAGGAAGGAACAGGAAACACTCTGTTGCCGTCAAATATTTCCCCTGCAATGCCTGGGGATTATACGAAATGCACGGCAATGTCTGGGAATGGTGTCAGGATTACTGGCAGGAAGATCTTTTTTCCGAAGAACCCCAGATTAATCCGCAAGGGCCGGAAAACGGAGAATTCCAGGTAGTCCGCGGCGGTTCTTGGTTTCTGGGTGGTCGCGGGGTGCGTTCAGCTGTTCGAGGCAAATTTGCTCCTCATTTCCGCAACAGCCGCATCGGCTTTCGCATTGCTCTGGCCCCGGAAGAGGAAGCAAAGACTATGCCGGAACCTACTGTACAAAAAGACAATATCGGTCAAAAACAAAGGCAGGGAGAGTAA
- a CDS encoding formylglycine-generating enzyme family protein, producing MLYRNHLSPPQFPAPWAVDWGEDKYGLWMSLALKQIRQTFRWIKPGTFFMGAAKEEKGQRPWLGRETQHRVTLSKGFWLAETAVTQEMWHAVMGASPSGFVGDRHPVERISWHHAQTFIQRLHRRISGLHTRLPSEAEWEYACRAGTSTPFSFGSDISPELVNYNGKYPYHPAEKEKLYRKRTVAVKSLPCNNWGLYEMHGNVWEWCQDYWQPDLASQESQPPLDPQGPKKGRYRSVRGGSWACDACFVRSACRDRYPPDYCFGSLGLRLAIDSSYNSS from the coding sequence ATGTTATACCGGAATCATCTTTCCCCGCCCCAATTTCCTGCGCCCTGGGCTGTGGATTGGGGAGAAGACAAGTACGGTCTGTGGATGAGTCTTGCCCTGAAGCAAATTCGACAGACCTTCCGTTGGATCAAACCGGGAACCTTTTTCATGGGTGCGGCAAAGGAGGAAAAAGGACAACGTCCTTGGCTGGGCAGGGAAACACAACACAGGGTTACTCTGTCCAAGGGGTTTTGGCTGGCAGAAACCGCAGTTACCCAGGAAATGTGGCATGCCGTGATGGGTGCTTCTCCAAGCGGCTTCGTAGGTGACCGGCATCCGGTTGAACGAATAAGCTGGCACCATGCCCAAACCTTTATTCAGCGTCTTCATCGACGCATCTCAGGTCTTCATACCCGACTGCCCTCCGAGGCGGAGTGGGAATATGCCTGTCGGGCCGGAACGAGTACCCCCTTTTCTTTTGGCTCTGATATTTCTCCAGAACTGGTCAACTATAACGGAAAATATCCCTACCATCCTGCCGAAAAAGAAAAATTGTATCGCAAAAGAACTGTTGCTGTAAAAAGTCTCCCTTGTAATAACTGGGGATTATACGAAATGCACGGAAATGTCTGGGAATGGTGTCAGGATTATTGGCAGCCCGACTTGGCGTCACAGGAATCACAACCTCCACTTGATCCGCAAGGGCCTAAGAAAGGTCGATACCGCTCTGTGCGCGGAGGATCTTGGGCATGTGATGCCTGCTTTGTTCGCTCAGCCTGCCGCGATCGTTACCCGCCGGACTATTGCTTTGGAAGTCTCGGGCTGAGGCTGGCGATAGACAGCTCGTACAACAGCTCGTAA
- a CDS encoding AAA family ATPase: MSSDEPRPQKIRVGQRIKLERCQSWDESFHIFDEESAFAIEMALATGRPLLVRGEPGSGKSQLAQAAAQELDRYFIAESITSASEGRDLLWKYDPVARLSEAQTQATESAMRQQRRIIRREGREMQNFAHEATSTQQSNSLRKKKIARHRKKKSSRQKNKDIYQLSRSTVPKTIDRVEIPEIKNKDYGLRPGNFISPGVLWWVFDCVSAYRQYKTCRYPFYKPGFLYEEAEEFETAERGFVLLIDEIDKADPSLPNTLLEVLGNGGFHVPMLDESVGMGSALKKPLVIITTNEEEELPAAFVRRCLVLNLHFDNKEYLRTWWQQQMENASLPSTAEEFSQEKTLILWLIKRAEIHFQGVFSDRVKIKAAQLLIKDRRAAQRFGGIKPGQAEFLDLLKALRDMPVPKCSGEALEQYQLALLKKISRYALAKSAGE, from the coding sequence ATGAGCAGCGATGAGCCTCGCCCTCAAAAAATCAGGGTCGGGCAGCGTATAAAACTCGAACGATGTCAATCTTGGGATGAGAGCTTTCATATCTTTGATGAAGAGTCCGCTTTTGCCATAGAAATGGCTTTGGCCACAGGACGGCCTCTCTTGGTGCGTGGAGAGCCTGGTAGCGGTAAGAGTCAGTTAGCTCAAGCTGCTGCGCAGGAGCTGGATCGTTATTTTATCGCTGAAAGCATCACTTCCGCCTCCGAGGGGCGGGATCTCCTCTGGAAATATGATCCGGTGGCACGCCTCAGTGAGGCCCAGACCCAGGCTACAGAATCAGCCATGAGGCAACAGCGAAGAATTATCCGCCGGGAAGGGCGAGAAATGCAAAATTTTGCTCATGAGGCCACTTCCACCCAGCAGTCCAATTCGCTGAGAAAAAAGAAAATAGCCCGTCATAGAAAAAAGAAATCGTCCCGACAAAAAAACAAGGATATTTACCAGCTCAGCCGAAGTACCGTTCCTAAAACAATTGATCGTGTTGAAATTCCTGAAATAAAAAACAAAGATTACGGCCTGCGTCCGGGAAATTTTATCAGCCCCGGTGTTCTGTGGTGGGTTTTTGACTGCGTATCTGCATATAGACAGTACAAGACATGTCGCTACCCCTTTTACAAACCGGGATTTCTTTACGAGGAAGCCGAGGAATTTGAGACTGCGGAACGCGGTTTTGTCCTACTGATTGATGAAATTGACAAGGCTGACCCTTCCCTGCCTAATACCCTCCTTGAAGTATTGGGAAATGGTGGTTTTCATGTACCGATGCTTGACGAGTCTGTCGGTATGGGGTCCGCACTCAAGAAGCCGCTGGTCATTATCACAACCAACGAGGAAGAAGAACTGCCAGCCGCCTTTGTTCGGCGCTGCCTAGTTCTCAATCTCCATTTTGATAACAAGGAATATCTCCGCACTTGGTGGCAACAGCAGATGGAAAACGCATCGTTGCCTTCCACCGCTGAGGAATTTTCTCAGGAAAAGACCCTTATCCTTTGGTTGATAAAACGGGCGGAAATACATTTCCAAGGGGTCTTTTCAGATAGAGTGAAGATAAAGGCCGCCCAGTTGCTCATCAAAGATCGTCGGGCAGCCCAACGCTTTGGCGGGATAAAACCAGGGCAAGCTGAATTCCTTGATCTCCTCAAAGCCTTGCGAGATATGCCCGTACCAAAGTGTTCTGGAGAAGCTTTAGAACAATATCAACTGGCCCTCTTGAAAAAAATCAGTCGCTATGCACTGGCAAAATCTGCCGGTGAATAA